A single Methanolobus sp. ZRKC5 DNA region contains:
- a CDS encoding ABC transporter permease has protein sequence MRYELFIALRHIKARKRQTILSVAAIGIAVMILMVSQSFMAGFTQELYSKTVNNLPHVVVSPQDGEDYIHLYKNIVEKINGIDGVVASSPYLIGEASFKFKDNTKNAAMKGIIPSQEDAVAHTKKDIIKGNFDELTYSDTSIVIGDTFAEDMELDIGDSVEVSFPNSNPVSLRVIAIYDTGTSLDESLTYISLKAAQDFYDIQDVINGISLRLEDFNRDREIAQIIEDNGYNAAGWTVNNPEILRTIAIETVSNNVTLGFILLIASFGVVSTLNMVVMGKVKEIGILLAMGATKSNIRFIFLIESGILGLAGAVFGTLAGVALALSIGSYPLPEGVYGLDSIPVVVRIKDVLTIITIVFLLNLIAGIYPAQRAASLDPVEAISTR, from the coding sequence ATGCGATATGAATTATTCATTGCGCTGCGCCATATAAAAGCAAGAAAAAGACAGACAATTCTCTCAGTTGCAGCCATCGGAATAGCTGTTATGATCCTGATGGTATCCCAGTCATTCATGGCAGGATTTACACAGGAACTTTACAGTAAGACTGTTAATAACCTTCCCCACGTTGTGGTTTCACCCCAGGATGGAGAAGACTACATCCATCTCTACAAGAACATTGTCGAAAAGATCAATGGTATCGATGGTGTTGTTGCCTCATCACCCTACCTCATAGGTGAGGCTTCTTTCAAATTCAAGGACAATACCAAAAACGCTGCCATGAAGGGAATAATTCCATCGCAGGAAGATGCGGTTGCCCATACAAAAAAAGATATTATAAAAGGGAACTTCGATGAACTTACATATTCCGATACGAGTATCGTTATAGGAGACACCTTTGCAGAGGATATGGAGCTGGACATTGGAGACAGCGTGGAAGTATCATTCCCCAATTCAAACCCGGTTTCACTGAGAGTTATAGCAATCTACGATACCGGAACGTCACTGGATGAAAGCCTGACATATATTTCACTTAAAGCAGCACAGGATTTTTACGATATTCAGGATGTCATAAACGGCATATCCCTGAGGTTAGAGGATTTCAACCGGGACAGGGAGATAGCACAGATAATCGAAGATAATGGTTACAATGCTGCAGGATGGACTGTGAACAACCCGGAAATATTGAGAACCATTGCCATTGAGACCGTATCGAACAATGTGACACTTGGATTCATTCTCCTTATAGCCTCCTTCGGGGTTGTAAGCACACTGAATATGGTAGTAATGGGAAAAGTGAAAGAGATTGGAATACTGCTGGCAATGGGTGCCACGAAATCAAATATCAGATTCATATTCCTGATTGAAAGCGGAATACTTGGCCTTGCAGGTGCAGTTTTTGGAACACTGGCAGGAGTTGCACTGGCACTATCGATCGGAAGTTACCCGCTTCCTGAAGGCGTATACGGCCTGGACTCCATACCGGTGGTTGTAAGGATCAAAGATGTACTGACAATAATCACAATTGTATTTTTACTGAACCTCATCGCAGGCATTTATCCTGCACAAAGGGCGGCCAGTCTTGACCCGGTTGAAGCTAT
- a CDS encoding ABC transporter permease has translation MKIKHPNVLKNNMYAELAKRNLKRQSVRTILAAIGIIIGVIAISSMGILGNSLKLSVTDSFADIGDKLVVSPAPGEDSITDKQIDQMQKVGNIESIIPVASSGELVEYRNGGSTVQSFVAVYNIERDDLEKLVELEEGRYFKSGSTDCVVGSSVASNLELSPGQKIEIDDSKLRVVGILKERGLGFDINTDSGVFTSSEMYDKLYPNADEGYDQAIVIVKDIDEIDAVSDEIEERINKKDELVTVFATNVITESLDDVFRSISLFLMGIGSISLLVAGVSILNVMLMSTMERTKEIGIMKAVGASRKDILKMFLLEALFLGVIASTAGAMLTVGGSYLVMLLVVKDTSYLFTFSSMLYVMEGFFFGIATSLVGGMYPALKASRMKPLDALRYE, from the coding sequence ATGAAAATAAAGCATCCCAACGTGCTCAAAAACAACATGTATGCCGAACTGGCAAAAAGGAACCTCAAACGGCAGTCAGTACGTACAATACTCGCAGCTATCGGCATCATAATAGGGGTTATTGCAATATCTTCAATGGGAATCCTTGGTAACAGCCTGAAACTCTCGGTCACTGATTCATTTGCAGATATCGGAGACAAACTCGTAGTTTCCCCTGCTCCGGGAGAGGATTCTATCACTGACAAGCAGATCGACCAGATGCAAAAGGTAGGGAACATTGAAAGTATAATCCCCGTGGCATCCAGTGGAGAGCTGGTCGAGTATAGAAACGGTGGAAGCACTGTACAGTCGTTCGTTGCAGTTTACAATATTGAAAGAGATGATCTTGAAAAACTTGTTGAGCTGGAAGAAGGACGTTATTTCAAATCAGGGTCAACAGATTGTGTTGTCGGCTCAAGTGTGGCCAGTAACCTGGAACTTAGCCCCGGGCAGAAAATAGAGATAGACGACTCGAAGTTAAGAGTTGTCGGAATACTCAAGGAAAGAGGACTTGGATTCGACATCAACACAGATAGTGGTGTTTTCACTTCCTCGGAAATGTATGATAAATTATATCCTAATGCCGATGAAGGTTATGATCAGGCCATTGTAATTGTAAAAGATATAGACGAGATCGATGCTGTTTCAGATGAAATTGAAGAGCGTATCAACAAGAAAGACGAACTTGTCACGGTATTTGCTACAAATGTAATAACTGAAAGCCTTGATGATGTTTTCAGGTCCATTTCACTTTTCCTCATGGGCATAGGTTCAATATCACTGCTCGTAGCAGGTGTGAGCATACTTAATGTTATGCTCATGTCAACCATGGAGCGCACAAAAGAGATAGGTATCATGAAAGCCGTGGGTGCTTCAAGGAAAGACATACTGAAGATGTTCCTGCTTGAGGCATTGTTCCTTGGAGTAATCGCCAGCACAGCAGGAGCAATGCTCACAGTTGGCGGCAGCTATCTGGTAATGCTACTGGTAGTGAAGGACACTTCATACCTGTTCACATTTTCCAGCATGCTATACGTAATGGAAGGTTTCTTCTTCGGTATTGCAACAAGCCTTGTAGGCGGCATGTACCCTGCATTGAAGGCTTCAAGAATGAAGCCACTGGACGCATTGAGATATGAATGA
- a CDS encoding ABC transporter ATP-binding protein: MQHPIVQLQDVARIYTLGKNKIYALNGVSFSIEKGDFVTIMGSSGSGKSTLLNMIGCLDLPTSGKVKVNNVDLSKLDDDGLTAIRRNNIGFIFQQFNLIPTLTALENVEIPMIFNGASTEKRRKKALEALKKADLPLEFADHKPNEMSGGQQQRVAIARALANDPPILLADEPTGNLDTKTGHNIMELLKELNGTGTTVIVVTHDPKLEEYSHTTINIQDGEVLE; this comes from the coding sequence ATGCAACATCCCATAGTACAACTGCAAGATGTAGCCCGCATATACACTCTCGGAAAGAACAAGATATATGCCCTTAACGGAGTCAGCTTTTCAATTGAAAAAGGTGACTTTGTCACAATTATGGGATCATCCGGCTCTGGTAAAAGTACTCTTTTGAATATGATCGGCTGCCTTGATCTTCCCACATCCGGTAAAGTGAAGGTCAATAATGTAGACCTGTCTAAACTGGATGATGATGGCCTTACAGCCATCCGTAGAAACAATATAGGTTTTATTTTCCAGCAATTCAACCTCATACCGACCCTTACAGCCTTGGAGAATGTTGAGATTCCTATGATATTCAATGGAGCATCCACTGAGAAAAGAAGGAAAAAAGCTCTTGAGGCACTAAAAAAAGCAGATCTTCCACTGGAATTTGCAGATCACAAACCAAATGAGATGTCCGGTGGACAACAGCAGAGGGTCGCAATTGCAAGGGCACTGGCAAACGACCCACCAATACTGCTTGCAGACGAGCCTACAGGAAACCTGGATACTAAGACCGGACACAACATAATGGAATTGTTAAAGGAACTCAATGGTACAGGAACGACTGTTATCGTAGTCACGCACGACCCTAAACTGGAAGAATATTCCCACACAACCATAAATATACAGGATGGGGAGGTTTTGGAATGA
- a CDS encoding Yip1 family protein, with product MLEVLTNPNRFFNRKINQDIEWKNPLIIVGLLAVVGAISAYVAVMKVMEFLPNEAAAFAGIGAVVAVIGAIIGTIITWILYSAVFYIVSLIFHGEGDFKRVMEFVSYGLIPSIAGGIINLYFTNKVFSNIDFSMTDPELLQEAILSDPSMRIAGILGVIFLLWSANIWVFGLLYSRNLSLKNAAMTVGIPVLIYVVYTLLNLKLLGV from the coding sequence ATGTTGGAAGTATTAACTAACCCAAACAGGTTTTTCAATAGAAAGATCAATCAGGATATCGAGTGGAAGAATCCACTAATTATAGTAGGCTTATTGGCAGTGGTAGGAGCCATTAGTGCTTATGTAGCAGTGATGAAAGTAATGGAATTCCTCCCGAATGAAGCGGCAGCTTTTGCAGGTATTGGAGCGGTAGTTGCAGTAATAGGAGCCATAATTGGTACTATCATCACATGGATATTATACAGTGCAGTGTTCTATATTGTCTCGTTGATCTTCCACGGTGAAGGTGATTTCAAAAGAGTGATGGAATTCGTTTCCTATGGACTGATTCCAAGTATAGCTGGTGGCATAATAAACCTCTATTTCACGAACAAGGTCTTTTCAAATATTGATTTTAGTATGACAGACCCTGAGTTGTTGCAGGAAGCGATATTATCAGACCCCTCCATGAGAATTGCGGGGATACTCGGAGTCATCTTTTTGCTATGGAGTGCTAATATCTGGGTATTCGGACTCCTGTACTCAAGAAATCTCAGCCTTAAGAATGCAGCAATGACCGTGGGAATTCCGGTATTAATATATGTAGTTTACACATTGTTAAACCTAAAACTCCTTGGTGTATGA
- a CDS encoding helix-turn-helix transcriptional regulator, giving the protein MKTRIKELRARYDLTQEDLANKVGVRRETIGFLEKGKYNPSLKLAYKVSEVLETTIDELFIFDESDLE; this is encoded by the coding sequence ATGAAAACGAGGATCAAGGAACTCAGAGCCAGATATGACCTGACCCAGGAGGACCTTGCTAACAAAGTTGGTGTCAGGCGCGAAACCATTGGTTTTCTGGAAAAAGGGAAATACAATCCCTCACTAAAACTGGCATATAAGGTTTCAGAAGTCCTTGAAACAACAATTGATGAGTTGTTCATCTTTGACGAATCGGATCTTGAGTAA
- a CDS encoding ABC transporter ATP-binding protein gives MVGNNDNSPPIRDAVPVIELVDLCKSYHVGDMDVPILKSIDLSVKQGEFVAIMGPSGSGKSTLMNMIGCLDRPNCGKVVVMGKDVNTLSDPDLAKLRGLEIGFVFQNFNLVPRLTTLQNVELPTYANKKAGIDARKKAKELVELVGLTDRINYKPSEMSGGQQQRIAIARALINDPSLILADEPTGNLDSKTGEEVMGIFSDLHKKGRTIVMITHDPDLAEYADRVVYLKDGVIGNN, from the coding sequence ATGGTTGGGAATAATGACAATAGTCCACCGATACGGGATGCTGTCCCCGTAATTGAACTCGTTGATCTTTGTAAGAGTTATCATGTAGGGGACATGGATGTGCCCATACTCAAAAGTATAGATCTTAGTGTCAAGCAGGGTGAGTTCGTTGCTATAATGGGTCCTTCCGGTTCGGGTAAAAGCACATTGATGAATATGATAGGTTGTCTGGACAGGCCAAACTGTGGTAAGGTAGTTGTCATGGGGAAGGATGTGAACACACTCTCAGACCCTGACCTTGCAAAACTGCGGGGTCTTGAGATAGGTTTTGTTTTCCAGAATTTCAACCTTGTTCCACGACTTACAACTCTCCAGAATGTCGAACTTCCAACTTACGCTAACAAAAAAGCAGGCATTGATGCCAGAAAAAAGGCAAAGGAGCTTGTTGAACTAGTAGGGCTTACTGATCGCATTAACTATAAACCATCTGAAATGTCCGGTGGACAACAGCAGAGGATTGCAATAGCAAGGGCATTAATTAATGATCCCTCTCTCATTCTTGCAGATGAACCTACAGGTAATCTGGATTCGAAGACCGGTGAAGAGGTAATGGGAATATTCTCTGATCTTCATAAAAAGGGAAGGACAATAGTTATGATCACACACGACCCTGACCTGGCAGAATATGCAGACAGGGTCGTCTATCTGAAAGACGGAGTTATTGGTAATAATTGA
- a CDS encoding COG1361 S-layer family protein, protein MFGKKKPLLIMLILLIVSFMMPLNASAADGADLRVSILKYDPIPAEIGEYVSVWVKVENLGYAKAEGLSVRMVPDYPFSIDSSTNSQVNIGILTPDNAAVEEFRLFTDTAAKQGIGTFEVWYQEDNSGTWFKKEFEIRVGSDSFDSKGTIQLSGDPVKEPEVFMPGDTGTISFTLQNSATDYSITIDGEQYDTNARIQSASLDGVEGIKVTTSTYYGNGVIGPGESVDLTYNVEVDEGTPDGTYYLDFSIVGSSHSYNNNWRIPVKVDSSSVRVIPSKPLVLENGEGVLEFDVANIHPNMLSSVSVQLEAEGIEFSPAEYFIGSMDPDELFTIELNAKAVAEDLSFPADLVIYAEFRNGLNEHTQQIDTRQLKHNVVENDSGSGIYIVVLLLIVVGAGAYILYKRRMKKE, encoded by the coding sequence ATGTTTGGGAAAAAGAAACCGCTTTTAATTATGTTAATATTATTAATTGTATCATTTATGATGCCATTGAATGCATCTGCCGCAGATGGTGCAGACCTTAGAGTGAGCATTCTTAAGTACGACCCGATTCCTGCAGAGATTGGGGAATATGTGAGTGTATGGGTCAAAGTGGAGAACTTGGGATATGCAAAAGCCGAAGGTCTCTCCGTAAGAATGGTTCCTGATTATCCGTTTTCCATAGACAGTAGCACAAATTCACAGGTCAATATAGGGATACTGACTCCTGACAATGCTGCTGTTGAAGAATTCAGGCTCTTTACTGACACAGCAGCAAAACAGGGCATCGGTACTTTTGAAGTATGGTATCAGGAAGATAACAGTGGTACCTGGTTCAAGAAGGAATTTGAGATAAGGGTCGGTTCTGACAGTTTCGACAGTAAGGGTACCATACAGCTATCAGGAGATCCTGTGAAAGAACCTGAGGTTTTCATGCCTGGTGATACCGGTACAATTTCATTCACACTTCAGAACAGTGCCACTGATTACTCCATAACTATTGACGGAGAGCAGTATGACACCAATGCAAGAATACAATCTGCATCTCTTGATGGTGTTGAAGGAATCAAAGTTACTACAAGTACTTATTATGGAAATGGTGTCATCGGTCCGGGTGAATCAGTGGACCTGACATACAACGTGGAAGTCGATGAAGGCACTCCGGATGGAACGTACTATCTCGATTTTTCCATTGTAGGCAGTTCCCATTCATACAATAACAACTGGAGAATTCCCGTAAAGGTCGATTCGTCATCTGTCAGGGTCATCCCTTCAAAGCCACTGGTACTTGAGAATGGTGAAGGAGTACTCGAATTCGATGTTGCTAACATCCATCCGAATATGCTCTCATCTGTGAGTGTTCAACTGGAAGCGGAAGGTATTGAATTTTCTCCGGCAGAGTATTTTATTGGTTCCATGGACCCTGATGAACTCTTTACTATTGAGCTCAACGCAAAAGCTGTGGCAGAAGACTTGTCGTTCCCTGCTGACCTTGTCATTTATGCAGAGTTCAGGAATGGTCTGAATGAACATACTCAACAGATCGATACTCGGCAATTGAAACACAACGTAGTTGAAAACGACAGTGGTTCCGGTATCTACATAGTAGTGCTCCTACTGATCGTTGTGGGCGCAGGTGCTTACATCCTTTACAAGCGCAGGATGAAAAAAGAGTAA
- a CDS encoding ABC transporter permease yields the protein MLSLAQAIRISLGSIGSSKLRSALTTLGIIIGVAAVIANVSLGASFNQYFNDEIGAVGSNFIVIYSQNIDVFFDKELEIIRTTPGVDGVSPINQQMAKVTYMSVSRQIDIQGVTEDYDEVANFNLDSGTFLTDKDRYVAVIGADVAYEKFDKNISIKNPIDITFRREDGGVVTQSFIVKGVIQDPETTFAQTGVESEVRIFIPIDTMNEILDRDDYGGFFVKAQSLEIVRETGDEIDRRLARSLGVPGRDLDNDDAKPYVVFDQIEILEQTNQLSTALTSLLTSVALISLLVGSIGIMNIMLVTVAERTREIGLLKSLGFSEKDVLSLFIIESMIVGLIGGIFGTALGMGTATIANSFLDLPNIFPLSLIFLGFFVSLLVGLVAGVYPARKAARMDPVEALRKE from the coding sequence ATGTTAAGTCTGGCTCAGGCTATAAGGATCTCACTGGGTAGCATCGGCAGTTCCAAACTTAGGTCTGCTCTCACTACCCTTGGAATTATCATAGGTGTAGCAGCAGTGATAGCTAATGTTTCACTGGGAGCCAGTTTCAATCAGTATTTCAATGATGAGATAGGAGCAGTAGGCTCGAATTTTATTGTAATTTACAGTCAGAACATCGATGTATTCTTTGATAAAGAGCTGGAAATTATCCGTACCACTCCAGGGGTGGATGGTGTTTCTCCTATAAACCAGCAGATGGCAAAGGTTACTTACATGTCTGTCTCAAGGCAGATCGATATCCAGGGGGTTACGGAGGACTATGATGAAGTGGCGAACTTCAATCTGGATTCGGGAACATTTCTCACAGATAAGGACCGCTATGTTGCAGTAATAGGTGCTGATGTCGCCTATGAAAAGTTTGATAAGAATATATCTATCAAGAATCCTATCGATATTACGTTCAGAAGAGAAGACGGTGGTGTTGTTACTCAGTCCTTCATTGTCAAAGGGGTAATTCAGGACCCTGAAACAACTTTTGCACAAACAGGGGTGGAATCGGAAGTTCGTATCTTCATCCCAATAGACACGATGAATGAGATACTTGACAGGGATGATTACGGAGGTTTTTTCGTAAAGGCCCAAAGTCTGGAGATCGTTCGGGAGACTGGTGATGAGATAGACAGACGTCTTGCACGCAGTTTAGGAGTTCCGGGCAGGGACTTGGACAATGATGATGCAAAACCCTACGTTGTCTTTGACCAGATCGAAATTTTAGAACAGACCAACCAGCTTTCTACAGCCCTCACATCGCTCCTGACATCAGTTGCTCTCATATCATTGCTAGTGGGTTCAATTGGAATAATGAATATCATGCTTGTGACAGTTGCGGAAAGGACCCGGGAGATCGGTCTGTTGAAATCTCTTGGATTCAGTGAAAAGGATGTTCTTTCTCTCTTTATAATTGAATCAATGATAGTAGGTCTCATAGGTGGAATCTTCGGTACTGCTCTTGGGATGGGTACAGCTACGATAGCAAATAGTTTTCTTGACCTTCCAAACATATTTCCTCTAAGTCTTATATTCCTTGGTTTTTTTGTTTCTCTTCTCGTAGGACTCGTAGCAGGTGTTTATCCTGCGAGGAAGGCTGCACGTATGGATCCGGTTGAAGCTTTGAGGAAGGAGTGA
- a CDS encoding ABC transporter permease, with protein MIDLRHAFTIALGSISSAKLRSTLTALGIIIGVAAVVANVSLGASFNQYFTDELGSLGSNFIIIYSQDVNIFYDSELELIRNTPGIDGVSPFNQQTAAVTYRSATRQVDVQGVSEDAQYISNLLVEEGNFFTDKDKFVAILGKDVAEDKFEKDISIKNYVDITIKRQDGTSVTRKFRVKGILESEDNTFVTGGPDRDATIFIPIATLNEMLNVTDYGGFSANTGSAESVREVSDEVDKRLARSLGVSSRDLDNDDAKPYRIFNQAEIIEQLDTLSDSLTILITLVAVVALIVGSIGIMNIMLVTVTERTREIGLLKSLGFTRSGILMLFIVESIIVGVIGGILGTLLGLVGSYVVEVSLNIPPVFPFYLIFLGFFVSVLVGLVAGVYPANKAANLDPVEALRHG; from the coding sequence ATGATCGATCTAAGGCATGCATTCACAATTGCTCTTGGCAGTATAAGCAGTGCGAAACTGCGTTCAACCCTTACAGCCCTTGGTATCATAATAGGTGTCGCTGCAGTTGTGGCTAATGTTTCCCTTGGTGCAAGTTTCAACCAGTATTTTACAGATGAGCTGGGTTCTCTTGGTTCTAATTTTATAATCATATACAGTCAGGATGTTAATATTTTCTATGATAGTGAACTGGAACTTATCCGAAATACTCCTGGAATAGATGGAGTTTCTCCATTCAACCAACAAACAGCAGCCGTTACATACCGATCAGCTACGAGGCAGGTTGATGTACAGGGTGTGTCTGAGGATGCACAGTATATATCCAATCTGCTGGTGGAAGAGGGTAATTTCTTCACAGATAAAGACAAATTTGTAGCGATTCTTGGCAAAGATGTTGCAGAGGATAAATTTGAAAAGGATATCTCCATCAAAAATTATGTGGATATAACTATCAAACGGCAGGATGGAACAAGTGTGACCCGCAAATTCCGGGTAAAAGGCATACTTGAAAGTGAGGATAATACCTTTGTAACGGGTGGTCCTGATCGTGATGCCACTATATTCATCCCTATAGCTACATTGAACGAAATGCTCAATGTCACTGATTATGGTGGTTTTTCTGCGAATACAGGAAGTGCCGAATCTGTGAGGGAAGTCTCTGATGAGGTTGACAAGCGTCTGGCAAGATCATTGGGTGTATCTTCCAGAGATCTGGATAACGATGATGCAAAACCCTACCGCATTTTCAACCAGGCGGAGATAATTGAGCAACTGGATACTCTTTCAGATTCGCTGACCATATTGATTACACTTGTAGCGGTTGTAGCTCTTATTGTAGGGTCTATAGGCATAATGAACATCATGCTTGTTACTGTTACTGAAAGAACCCGGGAGATCGGTCTGCTGAAATCACTGGGATTTACAAGGTCCGGTATTCTTATGCTTTTCATTGTAGAGTCAATTATAGTCGGGGTGATCGGGGGTATACTTGGAACACTTCTGGGCCTGGTCGGATCTTATGTTGTGGAAGTGTCTTTGAATATTCCTCCAGTATTCCCGTTCTATCTTATATTCCTGGGTTTCTTTGTATCTGTGCTTGTTGGACTGGTGGCTGGTGTGTATCCTGCTAACAAAGCTGCAAACCTAGATCCTGTGGAAGCTCTTCGGCACGGATGA
- a CDS encoding ABC transporter ATP-binding protein — protein MVDYNNGSDEVNVINISDLKKSYFLGDMEVPILHGIDLCIKKGEFVAIMGPSGSGKSTLMNMIGCLDRPTGGKVVLMGNDISSISDNELAELRGFEIGFVFQNFNLIPRLSAYENVMLPTYSNAKNGVDTVQRGKDLLKLVGLDDRMGHRPPELSGGQRQRVAIARSLVNDPSLILADEPTGNLDSKTSAEIMNIFSDLHKKGRTIVMITHDPEMEQYVDRVVYVKDGYIGNN, from the coding sequence GTGGTTGATTACAATAATGGTTCAGATGAGGTTAATGTCATTAATATCTCTGATTTGAAAAAGAGTTATTTCCTTGGCGATATGGAAGTACCTATCCTGCATGGGATAGATCTGTGTATCAAAAAAGGAGAATTTGTTGCGATTATGGGTCCTTCCGGTTCTGGAAAAAGTACCCTGATGAATATGATTGGCTGTCTTGACAGGCCCACCGGGGGCAAGGTCGTACTTATGGGGAATGATATAAGTTCCATTTCCGATAACGAACTTGCAGAACTTCGGGGTTTTGAGATTGGTTTTGTTTTCCAGAATTTTAATCTGATCCCACGTTTGAGTGCCTATGAGAATGTAATGCTGCCCACTTATTCCAATGCAAAGAATGGAGTGGATACAGTCCAGCGGGGCAAAGACCTGCTAAAACTCGTAGGTCTTGATGATCGTATGGGCCACCGACCGCCGGAATTGTCTGGAGGGCAAAGGCAGAGGGTTGCAATCGCCCGGTCATTGGTAAATGATCCTTCATTGATACTTGCCGATGAGCCCACAGGAAACCTGGATTCAAAGACAAGTGCAGAGATCATGAATATATTTTCAGACCTTCACAAAAAAGGGCGTACCATAGTGATGATCACACATGATCCTGAAATGGAGCAGTATGTAGACAGGGTGGTCTACGTCAAAGATGGCTATATCGGGAATAATTGA
- a CDS encoding ABC transporter permease, which yields MLSLKHSFRMAIASISSSKMRSALTTLGIVIGVAAVIANVSLGASFNQYFTEEIGSVGNNFIIVEGKTSNLFHDDEMELVKNTPGIVGVSPLSQEVAQVKYISTMRQITIQGVSEDYEEVGNIQMESGTFIDDKDKYVAVIGHDVAYDKFDRKISNKNTIELTFTRPDGETITKQFKVKGIVDSPETTFVQSGIEPDERIFIPISTMNEIMDQDYYWGFFAAATSLESIGDVTNELDKRLARDLGVPFRDLDNEDAKPYSLMDQGEILEEVGQLSTALSSLLTSVALISLIVGSIGIMNIMLVTVTERTGEIGIMKSLGYKNYEILSLFMVESIVVGLFGGVLGIGLGVAGAYLADNAMGLPYVFPVDMILIGMLVSLVVGLLAGIYPANKAARMNPVEALRHE from the coding sequence ATGCTGAGTCTGAAACATTCCTTCAGGATGGCAATAGCAAGCATTAGCAGCTCAAAAATGAGATCTGCATTGACAACACTTGGTATTGTCATAGGTGTGGCTGCGGTCATTGCCAATGTATCACTGGGTGCCAGTTTCAACCAGTACTTTACCGAAGAGATAGGTTCAGTAGGAAACAATTTCATTATAGTCGAAGGCAAGACCTCTAATTTATTTCATGATGACGAAATGGAGCTTGTGAAAAATACACCGGGTATCGTGGGTGTATCTCCTTTGAGTCAGGAAGTAGCCCAGGTAAAGTATATTTCCACCATGCGGCAAATTACTATCCAGGGTGTTTCAGAGGATTATGAGGAAGTAGGCAATATCCAGATGGAAAGTGGAACATTCATCGACGATAAGGACAAGTATGTGGCAGTTATCGGTCATGATGTTGCTTATGACAAGTTCGACCGCAAGATATCTAACAAGAATACTATTGAACTTACATTTACAAGACCGGATGGCGAGACCATTACAAAGCAGTTCAAAGTGAAGGGTATCGTGGACAGCCCTGAAACAACATTCGTGCAAAGTGGTATAGAACCGGACGAAAGGATCTTCATTCCGATCTCAACTATGAATGAGATTATGGATCAGGACTATTACTGGGGATTCTTTGCAGCGGCCACGAGCCTGGAGTCTATAGGGGATGTCACAAATGAGCTTGATAAGAGACTTGCCAGGGATCTTGGTGTTCCTTTCAGAGACCTTGATAATGAAGATGCCAAACCATATTCTCTTATGGACCAAGGTGAAATACTGGAGGAGGTTGGCCAGTTATCAACTGCTCTGAGCTCACTGCTCACGTCAGTTGCTTTAATATCTCTTATCGTGGGCTCTATCGGAATAATGAATATCATGCTGGTGACAGTTACTGAAAGGACAGGTGAGATCGGTATTATGAAGTCCCTCGGGTATAAGAACTATGAAATACTGTCCCTTTTCATGGTGGAATCCATAGTTGTAGGGCTGTTTGGTGGTGTACTGGGAATTGGCCTTGGTGTGGCTGGTGCCTATCTTGCAGACAATGCAATGGGTCTTCCTTATGTATTTCCGGTGGATATGATCCTGATAGGTATGCTGGTGTCGTTGGTGGTTGGTTTGCTTGCAGGTATATATCCCGCCAACAAAGCTGCCAGGATGAATCCGGTAGAGGCTCTTCGACATGAGTAA
- a CDS encoding PLDc N-terminal domain-containing protein yields MFDEFVFVIIPFIMFFLFFGIGILGTLFWLWMLIDCAMKEPSEGNDKLIWVIVIIFTNLLGALVYFFVRRPKRIEEYGR; encoded by the coding sequence ATGTTTGATGAATTTGTATTTGTGATAATTCCATTTATCATGTTCTTCCTTTTCTTTGGAATAGGGATACTTGGAACTTTGTTCTGGCTGTGGATGCTTATTGATTGCGCTATGAAAGAACCCTCTGAGGGAAACGATAAGCTGATTTGGGTAATTGTTATTATCTTTACTAATCTGTTAGGTGCACTTGTCTACTTCTTTGTAAGAAGGCCAAAACGAATAGAAGAATATGGCAGGTAA